Proteins from a genomic interval of Micromonospora sp. NBC_00389:
- a CDS encoding YciI family protein, whose product MKYMMFVCTDTEPDTDPTDVPDIHAWVAENDARGRRLQGNELAPTTAATTVRVRGGELLVSEGPFAETTEVIVGFDLLDCADLDEAIEVARTHPMARHGRLELRPLIDLSA is encoded by the coding sequence ATGAAGTACATGATGTTCGTCTGCACCGACACCGAGCCGGACACCGACCCGACCGACGTACCGGACATCCACGCGTGGGTAGCCGAGAACGATGCCCGTGGTCGCCGCCTCCAAGGCAACGAACTGGCGCCGACCACCGCGGCCACCACGGTCCGGGTGCGCGGCGGTGAACTGCTCGTCTCCGAGGGACCGTTCGCCGAGACCACGGAGGTGATCGTGGGCTTCGACCTGCTCGACTGTGCCGACCTGGACGAGGCGATCGAGGTGGCGCGCACCCACCCGATGGCCCGCCACGGCCGGCTGGAACTGCGCCCGCTCATCGACCTCTCCGCCTAG
- a CDS encoding GTP-binding protein — MDYGHSDRPAGAPPLPTAIKILVAGGFGVGKTTMVGAVSETRPLRTEEVLTESGVGIDDLSGVEGKTTTTVAMDFGRITISDDLVLYLFGTPGQDRFWFVWDELALGAIGAVVLADTRRLADCFPSIDYFEGRGTPFVVAVNCFAGARQYRLDEVQAALNLDPGVPVLLCDARQRESSKEVLVTLMEHAMKTREARRRAAGAN, encoded by the coding sequence ATGGACTACGGGCACTCTGACCGGCCGGCGGGAGCGCCCCCACTGCCCACAGCGATCAAGATCTTGGTCGCCGGTGGCTTCGGTGTGGGCAAGACGACCATGGTCGGCGCGGTGAGCGAGACCCGACCGTTGCGCACCGAGGAGGTGCTGACCGAGTCCGGGGTCGGCATCGACGACCTGTCCGGGGTGGAGGGCAAGACCACCACCACCGTGGCGATGGACTTCGGCCGGATCACCATCAGTGACGATCTGGTGCTCTACCTGTTCGGCACGCCCGGGCAGGACCGGTTCTGGTTCGTCTGGGACGAGCTGGCGCTGGGTGCCATCGGCGCCGTGGTGCTGGCCGACACCCGTCGGCTGGCCGACTGCTTCCCGTCGATCGACTACTTCGAGGGCCGGGGCACCCCGTTCGTGGTCGCGGTGAACTGCTTCGCGGGGGCCCGGCAGTACCGGCTCGACGAGGTCCAGGCCGCGCTGAACCTGGACCCGGGGGTGCCGGTGCTGCTCTGCGACGCCCGCCAGCGCGAGTCCAGCAAGGAGGTGCTCGTGACGCTCATGGAGCACGCCATGAAGACCCGGGAGGCCCGCCGCCGCGCCGCCGGCGCGAACTGA
- a CDS encoding DUF742 domain-containing protein, with protein MTVQGESADHQWVDDHAGPVVRPYAVTRGRARPITGTFDLISLVTATRADVTPEVGLGPEHLAIVGLCQRIQSVAEIAAHLDLPVGTIRVLLGDLAARSLVQVREPQTTAGLPDNSIFEAVINGLRAL; from the coding sequence ATGACGGTGCAGGGAGAATCCGCGGACCATCAGTGGGTGGATGACCATGCGGGCCCGGTGGTGCGCCCGTACGCGGTGACGCGTGGACGGGCGCGCCCGATCACCGGCACGTTCGACCTCATCTCCCTGGTCACCGCGACCCGAGCCGACGTCACACCGGAGGTCGGTCTCGGTCCGGAGCACCTGGCGATCGTCGGACTGTGTCAGCGCATTCAGTCCGTCGCCGAGATCGCCGCCCATCTCGACCTGCCGGTGGGCACCATCCGGGTGCTCCTCGGTGACCTGGCGGCTCGCAGCCTGGTGCAGGTCCGCGAGCCGCAGACCACGGCCGGTCTTCCCGACAACAGCATCTTCGAGGCGGTAATCAATGGACTACGGGCACTCTGA
- a CDS encoding roadblock/LC7 domain-containing protein, whose product MGQKTASSADLTWLLDDLVGRVKQAEHAVALSTDGLLMASSQGLSRDDGEHLAAMAAGIQSLARGAGKRFGGGQVQQTIIEMQSSFLFVTAAGRNACLAVLAGEDADVGLIAYEMAMLVTRVGKYVASPSRVDQPAGEK is encoded by the coding sequence GTGGGCCAGAAGACGGCTTCGAGTGCCGACCTGACGTGGTTGCTGGATGATCTGGTGGGCCGGGTGAAGCAGGCCGAGCATGCGGTCGCACTCTCGACCGACGGGTTGTTGATGGCCTCCTCGCAGGGGCTGAGCCGGGACGACGGCGAGCACCTCGCGGCGATGGCGGCCGGCATCCAGAGCCTCGCCCGGGGTGCCGGCAAGCGCTTCGGCGGCGGGCAGGTGCAGCAGACCATCATCGAGATGCAGTCGTCCTTCCTGTTCGTCACCGCGGCCGGCCGCAACGCCTGCCTGGCGGTCCTGGCCGGTGAGGACGCCGACGTCGGCCTGATCGCCTACGAGATGGCGATGCTGGTCACCCGGGTCGGCAAGTACGTGGCCTCACCATCCCGCGTCGATCAGCCGGCCGGCGAGAAGTAG
- a CDS encoding sensor histidine kinase, translating to MRSRGTSIRTKVVALLLSLVALWMFAAWVTLRDGFNLLGVQLLNSKVYAPSEPLLQELQLERRLTQAYLSNPDAEQRAALEAEQRKTAQLAGDFAASARNWQVDVAGSSALDAQLATSIARIDALEQTRAEVLGRKIDRIAAAAAYTDAIESIFKIYDVTGSLDDKTIAGEAAALIQLNRTKELISQEDALLSGLFGNGRMSGPEYARYVALVGAERFLGEETRARLGDADQRRYQQLVDGEAFTRLRAVQDSIIREGRPATQLPISAEQWRGTVEPALAEVNEAVVAGGEGIVGRATGVAVMVVVRLVLATGLGLLAVIASVVVSITTARTLLRQLDRLRQAAWQLADERLPRVVERIGRGEEVDVATEAPPLEFGTDEIGQVGKAFNAVQETALRTAVEQADLRRNVREVFLSLARRTQALVHRQLTLLDAMERREHDAEELEDLFRVDHLATRMRRNAENLIVLSGSTPGRAWRRNVPMVDVVRGAVAEVEDYTRVNVLPLGPVSLAGRAVGDIIHLLAELIENGLSFSPPHTTVEVRGQLVANGFAIEIEDRGLGMSEEDLAAANHRIVDQSELNLANAARLGLYVVSRLTERHGVRVRLKESAYGGTTAVVLIPVDLVTENGVSPEDSGSFQTGSPAIPLPSAPTAGPAGTGRPALVAPIALAAAPATPDVPEPVTPAAPGAADTSTPTVQADGTEVASLPTRQRTTPATATPELPSRARRDLGQPALEGPTMPTGLPALDRAGPVDADGDGGPAPVRAETDRTDSGLPVRIRQANIVPELRDDPAATETADDEEVARPPEQVRRMMSSYQSGTQRGRTDAARLLGGTAGAPPAATPEPTDEEPQAT from the coding sequence ATGCGTTCTCGCGGTACGAGTATCCGCACCAAGGTCGTCGCCCTGCTCCTCTCCCTTGTCGCGCTCTGGATGTTCGCGGCGTGGGTGACCCTGCGTGACGGCTTCAACCTGCTCGGTGTCCAGTTGCTCAACAGCAAGGTCTATGCGCCGAGTGAACCGCTGCTCCAGGAGCTCCAGTTGGAGCGGCGGCTGACCCAGGCGTACCTGAGCAACCCCGACGCCGAACAGCGGGCGGCGCTGGAGGCCGAGCAGCGCAAGACCGCGCAGCTGGCGGGAGACTTCGCCGCCTCGGCCCGCAACTGGCAGGTCGACGTGGCCGGCAGCTCGGCGCTCGACGCCCAGCTCGCCACGTCGATCGCCCGGATCGACGCGCTTGAGCAGACCCGCGCCGAGGTGCTGGGCCGCAAGATCGACCGGATCGCCGCCGCCGCCGCCTACACCGACGCGATCGAGTCGATCTTCAAGATCTACGACGTGACCGGCAGCCTGGACGACAAGACGATCGCTGGCGAAGCCGCCGCCCTGATCCAGCTCAACCGGACGAAGGAGCTGATCTCCCAGGAGGACGCTCTGCTCAGCGGCCTGTTCGGTAACGGCCGGATGAGCGGGCCGGAGTACGCCCGGTATGTCGCCCTGGTCGGCGCCGAGCGCTTCCTCGGCGAGGAGACCCGAGCCCGGCTCGGCGACGCCGACCAGCGCCGCTACCAGCAGCTCGTCGACGGGGAGGCGTTCACCCGGCTGCGCGCGGTGCAGGACAGCATCATCCGCGAGGGACGCCCCGCGACCCAGTTGCCGATCAGCGCCGAGCAGTGGCGCGGCACCGTCGAGCCGGCGCTGGCCGAGGTGAACGAAGCGGTGGTCGCCGGCGGTGAGGGCATCGTGGGCCGGGCAACCGGCGTCGCCGTGATGGTCGTCGTCCGGCTGGTGCTCGCCACCGGCCTGGGCCTGCTCGCCGTCATCGCCTCCGTCGTCGTCTCGATCACCACGGCCCGGACCCTGCTGCGCCAGCTGGACCGGCTGCGCCAGGCCGCCTGGCAGCTCGCCGACGAGCGGCTGCCCCGGGTGGTGGAGCGAATCGGCCGTGGCGAGGAGGTCGACGTGGCCACCGAGGCGCCTCCGCTGGAGTTCGGCACCGACGAGATCGGCCAGGTCGGCAAGGCGTTCAACGCGGTCCAGGAGACCGCTCTGCGTACCGCCGTCGAGCAGGCCGACCTGCGTCGCAACGTCCGCGAGGTCTTCCTCAGCCTGGCCCGACGCACCCAGGCGCTGGTGCACCGCCAGCTCACCCTGCTGGACGCGATGGAGCGGCGCGAACACGACGCCGAGGAGCTGGAGGACCTGTTCCGGGTCGACCACCTGGCCACCCGGATGCGGCGCAACGCGGAGAACCTGATCGTGCTCTCCGGCTCCACCCCGGGCCGGGCCTGGCGGCGCAACGTGCCGATGGTCGACGTGGTGCGCGGCGCGGTGGCCGAGGTGGAGGACTACACCCGGGTCAACGTGCTGCCGCTCGGGCCGGTCTCGCTCGCCGGCCGCGCGGTCGGCGACATCATCCACCTGCTCGCCGAGCTGATCGAGAACGGCCTGTCGTTCTCCCCACCGCACACCACAGTGGAGGTTCGCGGCCAGCTGGTGGCCAACGGGTTCGCCATCGAGATCGAGGACCGGGGTCTCGGCATGAGCGAGGAGGACCTGGCCGCGGCGAACCACCGGATCGTCGACCAGTCCGAGCTGAACCTCGCCAACGCCGCCCGCCTCGGGCTCTACGTGGTGAGCCGGCTGACCGAGCGACACGGCGTGCGGGTACGGCTCAAGGAGTCGGCGTACGGCGGCACCACCGCGGTCGTGCTGATCCCGGTGGACCTGGTCACCGAGAACGGCGTGAGCCCGGAGGACTCCGGCTCGTTCCAGACCGGGTCGCCGGCCATCCCGCTGCCCTCCGCCCCGACCGCCGGCCCCGCGGGTACCGGCCGCCCGGCCCTCGTCGCGCCCATCGCGTTGGCCGCCGCGCCAGCGACGCCGGACGTACCGGAGCCGGTGACCCCGGCCGCCCCGGGGGCGGCCGACACCAGCACCCCAACGGTGCAGGCCGACGGTACCGAGGTGGCCTCCCTGCCCACCCGACAGCGGACGACGCCCGCGACCGCAACGCCGGAGCTGCCCAGCCGGGCACGCCGCGACCTGGGCCAGCCCGCCCTGGAGGGCCCGACGATGCCCACCGGCCTGCCCGCGCTCGACCGTGCGGGGCCGGTGGACGCGGACGGCGACGGGGGACCGGCACCGGTCCGGGCCGAGACGGACCGGACCGACTCGGGCCTGCCGGTCCGGATCCGGCAGGCGAACATCGTGCCCGAGTTGCGCGACGACCCGGCGGCGACGGAGACCGCCGACGACGAGGAAGTGGCGCGTCCGCCCGAGCAGGTGCGCCGGATGATGAGCTCCTACCAGAGCGGCACCCAGCGCGGTCGGACCGACGCGGCGCGACTGCTCGGCGGCACGGCCGGCGCGCCGCCAGCGGCGACGCCCGAGCCGACCGACGAGGAACCGCAAGCTACCTGA
- a CDS encoding prenyltransferase/squalene oxidase repeat-containing protein: MSDGAYRVLDDRATGGDPAADPATDAARELIAGLALRPWGQVASSVYETGRLVADAPWLAGHHQRIGFLLRGQRPDGAWGPPEGYALVPTLSATDALLAALADGRAGTDLLAPVARGLGALTRTLLASDARVLPDTPALDLIVPALVDSINERLAGLDRATADRLPRPPLGLPAGLGPDRLLAVRTAVAAGAPLPPKLAHFYEVLDATPTDAGPSLTAVGASPAATAAWLTTAGPDAGPAAHAFLRELIRDGGGPVPCPAPITVFERAWVLSGLCRAGVAVNPPAAVLESLTGAAGAEGIATGDGLPTDADTTSVALDALARLGRPADPASLWAYETADGFCTWPGEDGFSVTTNAHVLDAFGQHLAGHPDADARYRRAVDRLSVVLPGHQRADGGWQDRWHASPYYATACCVQALVEFGRGAAAAEAVDRAARWVLDTQRADGSWGRWVGTAEETAYALQVLLAAPTAVPRVDDALARGHSYLHEPATREHPPLWYGKELYCPTAIVRSAVLAACRLAAIRATGLGHSVVDCGYRATKTTT, translated from the coding sequence ATGAGTGACGGCGCGTACCGCGTGCTGGACGACCGGGCCACCGGCGGCGATCCGGCGGCAGACCCGGCCACGGACGCCGCCCGCGAGCTGATCGCCGGCCTGGCGCTGCGGCCCTGGGGGCAGGTCGCCTCCTCGGTGTACGAGACCGGTCGGCTGGTCGCCGACGCCCCCTGGCTGGCGGGGCACCACCAGCGGATCGGGTTCCTGCTGCGCGGCCAGCGCCCGGACGGCGCGTGGGGCCCACCCGAGGGGTACGCCCTGGTGCCCACCCTGAGCGCCACCGACGCGCTGCTCGCCGCGCTGGCCGACGGCCGGGCCGGAACGGACCTGCTCGCCCCGGTCGCGCGTGGGCTGGGCGCGCTCACCCGCACCCTGCTCGCTAGCGACGCCCGGGTCCTGCCGGACACCCCGGCGCTGGACCTCATCGTCCCGGCGCTGGTCGACTCGATCAACGAGCGGCTGGCCGGGCTGGACCGGGCGACCGCGGATCGGCTGCCCCGCCCACCGCTGGGGCTGCCCGCCGGGCTGGGCCCGGACCGACTGCTCGCGGTGCGGACGGCGGTGGCCGCCGGTGCGCCGCTGCCGCCGAAACTGGCCCACTTCTACGAGGTGCTGGACGCGACGCCGACCGACGCCGGGCCCAGCCTCACCGCCGTGGGCGCGTCACCCGCCGCGACCGCGGCCTGGCTGACCACGGCCGGCCCGGACGCCGGCCCCGCCGCGCACGCCTTCCTGCGGGAGCTGATCCGCGACGGTGGCGGCCCGGTGCCCTGCCCGGCCCCGATCACCGTGTTCGAGCGGGCCTGGGTGCTCAGTGGACTGTGTCGCGCCGGTGTCGCGGTCAACCCGCCGGCCGCCGTGCTGGAGAGCCTGACCGGGGCCGCCGGCGCCGAGGGCATCGCCACCGGCGACGGCCTGCCGACCGACGCCGACACCACCTCGGTGGCGCTGGACGCGCTGGCCCGGCTCGGCCGCCCGGCCGATCCGGCCAGCCTGTGGGCGTACGAGACGGCGGACGGCTTCTGCACCTGGCCGGGTGAGGACGGCTTCTCGGTCACCACCAACGCGCACGTGCTGGACGCCTTCGGCCAGCACCTGGCCGGGCACCCGGACGCCGACGCGCGGTACCGGAGAGCGGTCGACCGGCTCAGTGTCGTGCTGCCCGGGCACCAGCGCGCCGATGGCGGCTGGCAGGACCGATGGCACGCCTCGCCGTACTACGCCACCGCCTGCTGCGTGCAGGCGCTGGTGGAGTTCGGCCGGGGCGCGGCGGCGGCCGAGGCGGTGGACCGAGCGGCCCGCTGGGTGCTGGACACCCAGCGCGCCGACGGCTCGTGGGGGCGGTGGGTCGGCACCGCCGAGGAGACGGCGTACGCCCTGCAGGTCCTGCTGGCGGCACCGACGGCGGTGCCGCGGGTCGACGACGCGCTGGCCCGTGGGCACTCCTACCTGCACGAACCGGCCACCCGGGAGCATCCTCCACTGTGGTACGGCAAGGAGCTCTACTGTCCTACCGCCATCGTCCGCTCGGCGGTGTTGGCCGCCTGCCGGCTGGCCGCCATCCGCGCCACGGGTCTCGGTCATTCGGTGGTGGATTGTGGTTACCGGGCAACAAAAACAACAACTTGA
- a CDS encoding terpene synthase family protein: MTGAPRPVRADLDAVAEQGRVSALAVRGVRDLQDVTAAHPELFEAGPFDPALLSSVATAIAFTAPWHTAAELRITTRTLLWVFAADWQVDYLAKSADDVRAVVTDCLAVADGGTPPPGRHLARLLADLRDELAAVPAFARLRPVWRDELARMLAAVAREWDWKKLPTDPATGQRLPDLDGYLDNADNLACSFVNVTHWIATGDDETLAQLTDLLAVGRGVQQVLRLVNDLATHGRDAEWGDLNALLLVADPAQVHTRLAELTARSRAELATLGERCPRQADYLHRQISFTGGFYQVSDFWGVRDE, encoded by the coding sequence GTGACGGGGGCGCCGCGGCCGGTGCGGGCCGACCTGGACGCCGTCGCCGAGCAGGGCAGGGTGAGCGCCCTCGCCGTGCGGGGCGTACGCGACCTGCAGGACGTCACCGCCGCCCACCCCGAGCTGTTCGAGGCCGGGCCGTTCGACCCGGCGCTGCTCAGCTCGGTGGCCACCGCGATCGCCTTCACCGCGCCCTGGCACACCGCCGCCGAGCTGCGGATCACCACCCGTACCCTGCTCTGGGTCTTCGCCGCCGACTGGCAGGTCGACTACCTCGCCAAGTCCGCGGACGACGTCCGGGCGGTGGTGACCGACTGCCTGGCGGTGGCCGACGGCGGCACGCCACCACCGGGGCGGCACCTGGCGCGGCTGCTGGCCGACCTGCGCGACGAGCTTGCCGCCGTGCCGGCCTTCGCCCGGCTGCGCCCGGTCTGGCGCGACGAACTGGCCCGGATGCTCGCCGCCGTGGCCCGCGAGTGGGACTGGAAGAAGCTGCCGACCGACCCGGCCACCGGGCAGCGCCTGCCGGACCTGGACGGTTACCTGGACAATGCCGACAACCTCGCCTGCTCCTTCGTCAACGTCACCCACTGGATCGCCACCGGCGACGACGAGACCCTCGCCCAGCTGACCGACCTGCTGGCCGTCGGGCGCGGCGTGCAGCAGGTGCTGCGGCTGGTCAACGACCTGGCCACGCACGGCCGGGACGCCGAGTGGGGTGACCTGAACGCGCTGCTGCTGGTCGCCGACCCGGCGCAGGTGCACACGCGGCTGGCCGAGCTGACCGCCCGGTCCCGGGCGGAACTGGCCACCCTCGGCGAGCGTTGCCCGCGCCAGGCGGACTACCTGCACCGGCAGATCTCCTTCACCGGCGGCTTCTACCAGGTGTCGGACTTCTGGGGGGTGCGCGATGAGTGA
- a CDS encoding cytochrome P450, whose translation MPLRRVLPAMVRDPLGALVGFADAAGGEVVRLNLGSFRPYLVSHPEHLQRVLRDNVANYTRDGDGLLWRPVRRIVGDAILVAEGEVWESSRGALQPLFTAKRAETLVDKMAEAINEAVDEWLEPARDGRPIDGGAELTRIVLRTTMRVLFADRISVPDALRISAALDTVTTAMLPRLLVPFVPYAVPMPGDRPFREAVRTIDEVVLPIIREARARPTDGDDIISTLCRPRADGRVPDEYAIRGDVVAMFSTATETTIALLSWLWPVLSSRPDVAELMTDEIERVVGGDQVRREHLPELRYGRMVLDEMLRLYPAGWMIPRTAVGDDVLGGVRIKAGGTVLVSPYVTQRMSTFWDDPELFDPERFDPERPRRPYRYSYFPFGGGPHQCLGQYLFLLEAQLIVSTVLSRYRFRLRHPVDLTPRMGASLQPKQRAELILTPVERPVVS comes from the coding sequence ATCCCGCTCCGCCGCGTCCTGCCCGCGATGGTCCGCGACCCGCTCGGCGCGCTGGTCGGCTTCGCGGACGCCGCTGGCGGCGAAGTCGTCCGACTGAACCTCGGCTCGTTTCGCCCCTACCTGGTCAGTCACCCGGAGCACCTGCAGAGGGTGCTGCGGGACAACGTTGCCAACTACACCCGCGACGGGGACGGCCTGCTCTGGCGGCCGGTCCGCCGGATCGTCGGCGACGCCATCCTGGTCGCCGAGGGCGAGGTCTGGGAGTCCAGCCGGGGCGCGCTGCAACCGCTGTTCACCGCCAAGCGCGCCGAGACGCTCGTCGACAAGATGGCCGAGGCGATCAACGAGGCGGTCGACGAGTGGCTGGAGCCGGCCCGGGACGGGCGCCCGATCGACGGCGGCGCCGAGCTGACCCGGATCGTGCTGCGCACCACCATGCGGGTGCTCTTCGCCGACCGGATCTCGGTGCCGGACGCGCTGCGCATCAGCGCCGCACTGGACACCGTCACCACCGCGATGCTCCCGCGCCTGCTGGTGCCCTTCGTGCCGTACGCGGTGCCGATGCCCGGCGACCGGCCGTTCCGCGAGGCGGTGCGGACCATTGACGAGGTGGTGCTGCCGATCATCCGGGAAGCCCGGGCCCGGCCCACCGACGGCGACGACATCATCTCGACCCTCTGCAGGCCCCGGGCGGATGGTCGGGTCCCCGACGAGTACGCGATCCGCGGCGACGTGGTGGCGATGTTCTCCACCGCCACCGAGACCACCATCGCCCTGCTCTCCTGGCTCTGGCCGGTGCTGTCGTCCCGGCCCGACGTGGCCGAACTGATGACCGACGAGATCGAGCGGGTGGTCGGCGGCGACCAGGTCCGCCGCGAGCACCTGCCCGAGCTGCGCTACGGCCGGATGGTGCTCGACGAGATGTTGCGGCTCTACCCGGCCGGTTGGATGATCCCGCGGACCGCGGTCGGCGACGACGTGCTGGGCGGGGTGCGGATCAAGGCCGGTGGGACCGTGCTGGTCAGCCCGTACGTCACCCAGCGGATGTCGACGTTCTGGGACGACCCGGAGCTCTTCGACCCGGAGCGGTTCGACCCGGAGCGGCCCCGGCGGCCCTACCGCTACTCCTACTTCCCGTTCGGCGGCGGCCCGCACCAGTGCCTCGGGCAGTACCTGTTCCTGCTGGAGGCGCAGCTCATCGTCAGCACCGTGCTGAGCCGCTACCGCTTCCGGCTGCGCCACCCGGTCGACCTGACGCCCCGGATGGGCGCCTCCCTGCAACCCAAGCAGCGAGCCGAGCTGATCCTGACCCCGGTCGAGCGCCCGGTCGTATCGTGA
- a CDS encoding DUF2630 family protein — protein sequence MDDKTILNRISELVDEEHKLRAAAQAHESGTEGEASERLRNLEESLDQCWDLLRRRRAARQTHGDPDSQGERPKPEVERYLQ from the coding sequence ATGGACGACAAGACCATCCTGAACCGGATCTCCGAGCTGGTCGACGAGGAACACAAGCTGCGCGCGGCGGCCCAGGCCCACGAGTCGGGCACCGAGGGCGAGGCCAGCGAGCGGCTGCGCAACCTGGAAGAGTCCCTCGACCAGTGCTGGGACCTGCTGCGCCGCCGCCGGGCCGCCCGGCAGACCCACGGCGACCCGGATTCCCAGGGAGAACGCCCCAAGCCCGAGGTGGAGCGCTACCTGCAGTGA
- a CDS encoding serine protein kinase RIO — translation MRDHDLPALERRSRGKSRFDDDEPQFLKRGRPAEPPADPDGEPDPDTGERWSSWDDAVHGPQPYPDWLITELAAKDTELGVLKTGKEADVHLVRRAVPDTDRSCLLAVKRYRDAEHRLFHRDAGYLEGRRVRRSRENRAMAGRTAFGRQMIAGQWAAAEFAALARLWEIGAGHDRIAVPYPVQLRGTELMLEFVGDAESGQAAPRLAQLRPGPAELRDLWAQLVEALRVLARAGYAHGDLSPYNLLVHRGRLVVIDLPQVVDVVANPQGPEFLARDVRVVGAWFVARGLPAEQADPGVLTGELLREAGVR, via the coding sequence GTGCGCGATCATGACCTTCCGGCGCTGGAGCGCCGGAGCCGCGGCAAGAGCCGCTTTGACGACGACGAACCGCAGTTTCTGAAGCGCGGGCGGCCAGCCGAGCCGCCCGCCGACCCGGACGGCGAACCTGACCCGGACACCGGCGAGCGCTGGTCGTCCTGGGACGACGCCGTGCACGGTCCGCAGCCGTACCCGGACTGGCTGATCACCGAGTTGGCCGCCAAGGACACCGAGTTGGGTGTGCTGAAGACCGGCAAGGAAGCGGACGTACACCTGGTCCGCCGGGCGGTGCCCGATACCGACCGTTCCTGCCTGCTGGCGGTCAAGCGGTACCGGGACGCCGAGCACCGGCTGTTCCACCGGGATGCCGGCTACCTGGAGGGCCGCCGGGTGCGCCGTTCCCGGGAGAACCGGGCGATGGCCGGCCGGACGGCGTTCGGCCGACAGATGATCGCCGGGCAGTGGGCGGCGGCCGAGTTCGCCGCGCTGGCCCGGCTCTGGGAGATCGGCGCCGGGCACGACCGGATCGCCGTGCCGTACCCGGTGCAGCTACGCGGCACCGAGCTGATGCTGGAGTTCGTCGGCGACGCCGAGTCGGGGCAGGCCGCGCCCCGGCTGGCTCAGCTGCGACCCGGCCCGGCCGAGCTGCGCGACCTCTGGGCCCAACTGGTGGAGGCGCTGCGGGTGCTGGCCCGGGCCGGCTACGCGCACGGCGACCTGTCGCCGTACAACCTGCTCGTGCACCGGGGCCGGCTGGTCGTGATCGACCTGCCGCAGGTGGTCGACGTGGTGGCGAACCCGCAGGGGCCCGAGTTCCTGGCCCGCGACGTGCGGGTGGTGGGCGCCTGGTTCGTGGCCCGTGGGCTGCCCGCTGAGCAGGCCGATCCCGGCGTGCTGACCGGGGAGCTGCTGCGCGAGGCGGGCGTCCGCTGA
- a CDS encoding HAD family hydrolase, with protein MPLLLLDLDNTLLDRAGPFRRWGQRFLDGVGAPSTDIDWLISIDADGLTDRWDLADAIRDRYELRIPSIDLVEELHDGVVAQTRLDPLTACALRIADDAGWVPVVVCNGTVRVEDAKIRQTGLDRYVADWVISEEAGVSKPNPRIFALAAQRVRMPLRGAWVVGDSPEADIGGAAAVGLPSVWLHRGRTWTDVRFAPSRTVDGLIAAVATVLAG; from the coding sequence GTGCCACTGCTCCTGCTGGATCTGGACAACACCCTGCTGGATCGGGCCGGGCCGTTCCGCCGCTGGGGTCAGCGCTTCCTGGACGGCGTCGGCGCGCCCTCCACCGACATCGACTGGCTGATCTCGATCGACGCCGACGGGCTGACCGATCGCTGGGATCTGGCCGACGCCATCCGGGACCGCTACGAGCTGCGCATCCCCTCGATCGACCTGGTGGAGGAGCTGCACGACGGGGTGGTGGCGCAGACCCGGCTCGATCCGCTGACCGCCTGCGCGCTGCGGATCGCCGACGACGCCGGCTGGGTGCCGGTGGTGGTCTGCAACGGCACGGTACGGGTGGAGGACGCCAAGATCCGCCAGACCGGCCTGGACCGCTACGTCGCCGACTGGGTGATCTCCGAGGAGGCCGGGGTCAGCAAGCCCAACCCGCGGATCTTCGCGCTCGCCGCGCAGCGGGTCCGGATGCCGCTTCGCGGCGCCTGGGTGGTCGGTGACAGTCCGGAGGCGGACATCGGCGGTGCCGCCGCGGTCGGGCTGCCCAGCGTCTGGCTGCACCGGGGGCGTACCTGGACGGACGTCAGGTTCGCGCCGAGCCGCACCGTGGACGGGCTGATCGCCGCGGTGGCCACCGTGCTCGCCGGCTGA